From one Leptospira licerasiae serovar Varillal str. VAR 010 genomic stretch:
- a CDS encoding RNA polymerase sigma factor, which yields MIETDNPQRKQTVREKEIQLLKRIKEGDDKAYIELTGPYRERLYRKAVSMVKDGDDAEDIVQDALISGYRSIRNFRAESGVYTWLYRIVVNKSKDLLAKRKRARENSMDDSEFQVTDDRISFEKKVELSDESNYLINKINELEDIYKEVIELRYFEEMSYSQIAEILGTNIGTVKSRLFKAKEFLKHLIMKDGKGEGFFR from the coding sequence ATGATCGAAACCGACAATCCTCAACGCAAACAAACCGTAAGAGAAAAAGAAATCCAACTTCTAAAACGGATCAAAGAAGGGGATGACAAGGCATACATAGAGCTAACCGGCCCTTATAGAGAAAGATTGTATAGGAAAGCTGTCTCCATGGTAAAAGACGGGGACGATGCAGAGGATATAGTCCAAGATGCATTGATCTCAGGATATCGCTCTATACGCAATTTTAGGGCCGAATCCGGGGTATATACCTGGTTGTACCGGATCGTGGTCAATAAATCCAAGGACCTTCTGGCCAAAAGAAAGAGGGCCAGGGAGAATTCCATGGATGATTCCGAGTTCCAGGTCACTGACGATCGTATTAGCTTCGAAAAAAAAGTAGAACTTTCCGACGAGAGCAACTATCTAATCAACAAAATCAACGAACTCGAGGATATATACAAAGAAGTCATCGAGCTCAGGTATTTCGAGGAAATGTCCTATTCACAAATAGCGGAGATCCTTGGAACCAATATCGGAACAGTCAAAAGCCGGCTCTTTAAGGCAAAGGAATTTTTGAAACATCTGATTATGAAGGATGGGAAGGGCGAAGGCTTTTTTAGGTAG
- a CDS encoding PilZ domain-containing protein has translation MSEPGQKPRSPRFYPRDFDEYIVQVDSGLITLEGKLGNISESGICILMSGEDLPGSIPIEGSVIERRTGKRLEFLGDVVWKIPKQVDSKQKFLYGIRFRDPLELTESLILINLSLEG, from the coding sequence ATGAGTGAGCCCGGCCAAAAACCTAGGAGTCCCAGATTTTATCCCAGAGATTTCGACGAGTACATCGTGCAGGTGGATTCCGGACTCATCACGTTAGAAGGAAAACTAGGCAATATCTCCGAATCCGGTATTTGTATATTAATGAGCGGAGAAGATCTGCCAGGTTCCATTCCGATCGAAGGTTCAGTTATCGAAAGAAGGACCGGCAAACGTTTGGAATTTTTAGGAGACGTAGTTTGGAAAATCCCTAAGCAGGTGGACTCCAAACAAAAGTTCTTATACGGAATTCGGTTCCGAGATCCTTTGGAACTTACAGAGTCTTTAATACTCATCAATCTTTCCTTAGAAGGTTAA
- a CDS encoding MBOAT family O-acyltransferase: MIFPTLEFFLFFSFVFVTHWYILPVLIPEPKLRKSLIHIFLLIVSYIFYMSWNWKFGGLILLSTVIDFFLADLIFESKDQVFRKRMIVISLVLNLVFILGFFKYYGFLSENLNALLHTLGFPSLFPILKIVLPVGISFYTFQSLSYTIDVYRGAIPSEKNFIRFALFVSFFPQLVAGPIVTAKSFLPQLQTEKKLEDIPFRKAIRYFLMGYFKKVVLSDNISPIADLIFKNPDAYSTEALWLGAFLFWVQVYCDFSGYTDMAYSAALLLGYKLPENFRMPYISQSVTEHWRRWHITLSSWLRDYVYISLGGNRVGLFRHRFNVWFTMFVGGIWHGANWTFLIWGSIQGGFLLIESVLKEWKAKWFPNLTISDSWNKALTPVRVLYASSVAVTFGVIFRSANIESALKMIHGMYVYQSGELRPYMLKQGIPAILCVIIGHYLGWLIYEKEKEFKIPAWLEFSLYPLIAFCFAILSPDGEIPFIYFDF, from the coding sequence GTGATCTTTCCCACACTAGAATTTTTTCTTTTTTTCTCCTTCGTATTCGTAACCCATTGGTATATTTTACCGGTACTTATACCGGAGCCAAAATTACGCAAATCACTCATCCATATCTTCCTTCTCATCGTGAGTTATATCTTCTATATGAGCTGGAACTGGAAATTCGGCGGTCTCATCTTATTATCCACCGTCATAGATTTCTTTTTAGCGGATCTGATCTTTGAATCAAAGGACCAAGTTTTCCGCAAAAGGATGATCGTAATCAGCTTGGTGCTGAACCTCGTATTCATTTTAGGATTTTTTAAATATTACGGATTCTTAAGCGAGAATCTGAATGCACTTTTGCACACTTTAGGTTTTCCGAGTTTATTCCCCATTCTTAAAATAGTTTTACCTGTAGGGATCTCTTTTTATACATTCCAGAGTTTGAGTTATACGATCGATGTATACAGGGGAGCGATCCCATCCGAAAAGAACTTTATAAGATTCGCATTATTCGTTTCCTTCTTCCCGCAGTTGGTTGCGGGACCTATCGTTACCGCCAAAAGTTTTTTACCTCAGTTACAAACGGAGAAGAAGTTAGAAGATATACCGTTTAGAAAGGCGATCCGCTATTTTTTAATGGGATACTTTAAGAAAGTCGTACTATCGGATAATATTTCTCCGATTGCGGACCTTATCTTTAAGAATCCGGACGCATATTCTACGGAAGCGCTTTGGTTGGGTGCGTTTCTTTTCTGGGTGCAAGTTTACTGCGATTTTAGCGGTTATACAGATATGGCATATTCTGCCGCTCTTCTCTTAGGCTATAAGCTGCCTGAAAACTTTAGGATGCCTTATATTTCTCAATCCGTCACGGAACATTGGAGAAGATGGCATATCACTCTTTCCAGTTGGCTTAGAGACTATGTGTATATTTCCTTGGGTGGAAATCGTGTAGGGCTCTTCCGTCATAGATTTAATGTTTGGTTCACGATGTTCGTGGGAGGGATTTGGCATGGGGCCAATTGGACATTCCTCATTTGGGGTTCGATCCAAGGCGGATTTCTATTAATAGAATCTGTATTAAAAGAATGGAAAGCGAAATGGTTCCCGAACCTGACAATTTCGGATTCTTGGAATAAGGCATTAACGCCTGTTAGAGTTTTATATGCAAGTTCAGTGGCGGTCACTTTTGGAGTGATCTTCCGATCCGCAAATATAGAATCCGCTCTGAAAATGATCCACGGAATGTATGTCTACCAAAGCGGAGAACTTAGACCTTATATGTTAAAGCAAGGTATTCCTGCGATACTCTGCGTGATCATTGGACATTATCTTGGTTGGCTTATTTACGAAAAAGAAAAAGAGTTTAAGATCCCGGCTTGGTTGGAATTTTCTCTTTATCCGTTGATCGCATTTTGTTTTGCGATCTTGAGTCCTGACGGAGAGATCCCTTTTATCTACTTCGACTTCTGA
- a CDS encoding DUF3332 family protein, which yields MVKNVLKKIILTLVLVGASFGSLANCFGKFALVRVFYNANDGINVGGGLLAKIVKTVLFYIPFGFLMAIGGFIDFILFNLIEFWSGSNPVGLNEYDKEGRYAKSFEQDGEKLTLVYTEFGSRLDLTAVSKEGKSETLTAFRSQPGKFFVEREGQLSEIEVTSQSVGSQVILKLTEQGKLKSSKVVEAQSLQDLQLRAAESL from the coding sequence ATGGTGAAAAACGTATTAAAAAAAATTATCCTGACCTTGGTACTGGTAGGAGCTAGCTTCGGTTCCTTGGCGAACTGTTTCGGAAAATTCGCACTTGTAAGAGTCTTTTACAATGCTAACGACGGGATCAATGTAGGCGGTGGCCTTCTTGCAAAAATCGTAAAAACGGTTCTATTCTATATTCCTTTCGGATTTTTAATGGCAATCGGTGGATTTATCGACTTTATTCTTTTCAACTTGATCGAGTTCTGGTCTGGAAGCAATCCGGTAGGACTAAACGAGTATGATAAAGAAGGAAGATACGCAAAATCTTTCGAGCAAGATGGAGAAAAACTGACTTTAGTTTACACAGAATTCGGTTCCAGATTGGATCTAACTGCTGTTTCTAAAGAAGGAAAATCCGAAACTCTGACTGCTTTCCGCTCTCAACCCGGAAAATTTTTCGTAGAGAGAGAAGGACAACTTTCCGAGATCGAAGTTACTTCTCAATCGGTAGGATCCCAAGTTATTTTAAAACTTACCGAACAAGGTAAATTAAAATCTTCTAAAGTAGTAGAAGCTCAAAGTTTGCAAGATCTTCAATTGAGAGCTGCCGAATCTCTTTAA
- a CDS encoding DUF192 domain-containing protein, whose translation MKIFRFILLSVLFCLPMAGWGEYNSPLYLEKTTIYIGDHALLVEVANTDESRQRGLMFRKKLGENEGMIFIFPTEDHLSFWMKNTLIPLSIGYFSKDKKLVDVYEMAPNQTQVLYHSTQKVMYAVEANPRWFAKRGLGKNSVLKIESRYIGK comes from the coding sequence ATGAAAATATTCAGATTCATTCTACTTTCCGTTCTGTTCTGTCTTCCGATGGCAGGTTGGGGAGAATACAATTCTCCCCTATACTTAGAAAAGACCACGATCTACATCGGAGATCATGCTCTTCTTGTCGAAGTGGCGAACACAGACGAATCCAGACAAAGAGGATTGATGTTCCGCAAAAAGTTAGGAGAGAATGAGGGAATGATCTTTATCTTTCCGACGGAGGACCATTTATCTTTTTGGATGAAAAATACCTTAATTCCTTTGAGCATAGGTTATTTCTCAAAAGATAAGAAGCTCGTTGATGTATACGAAATGGCCCCGAACCAAACACAAGTTCTGTATCATTCTACCCAAAAGGTAATGTATGCAGTGGAAGCAAATCCAAGATGGTTTGCGAAACGTGGACTCGGAAAAAATTCAGTTTTAAAGATAGAAAGTAGATATATAGGAAAGTGA
- a CDS encoding enoyl-CoA hydratase/isomerase family protein, translating into MSESLVNLQKEGKLAILEINRPSALNALNEELLNELTSEINNLEKDPDIRVVIITGQGKAFVAGADIAKMKELNSGGAEKFASLGQSTFDRIQKSRLVSIAAVNGFALGGGLELALACDIRIGSEKAKLGLPEVSLGLIPGFGGTQRLARLIGYGRAAELIFTGDMIGAEEAYRIGILNKLVKDGEDLISTAKATAESILKKGPIAVSTAKSVILNGLDMQLSKGQELEKKEFSNLFTGKESKEGMGAFLEKRPPNF; encoded by the coding sequence ATGAGCGAATCATTGGTCAATTTGCAAAAAGAAGGTAAGCTGGCGATCCTTGAGATCAACCGTCCTTCTGCGTTAAACGCATTGAACGAAGAATTATTAAACGAATTAACTAGCGAGATCAATAATTTAGAAAAAGATCCTGACATTCGCGTAGTGATTATCACCGGACAAGGAAAAGCATTCGTTGCCGGAGCGGACATCGCTAAGATGAAAGAATTGAATTCAGGCGGAGCGGAGAAATTTGCGTCTTTGGGCCAGAGCACATTTGATCGGATCCAAAAAAGCAGATTAGTCTCTATTGCAGCAGTGAACGGTTTCGCATTGGGTGGGGGACTTGAACTTGCACTTGCTTGCGACATTCGTATCGGTTCTGAAAAAGCAAAATTAGGACTACCGGAAGTTTCTTTAGGCCTGATCCCTGGATTCGGTGGAACCCAGAGACTTGCAAGATTGATCGGTTATGGTAGAGCGGCAGAACTTATTTTTACCGGAGATATGATCGGTGCAGAAGAAGCTTATCGCATCGGTATATTAAATAAACTTGTTAAAGACGGAGAAGATCTGATCTCCACGGCAAAAGCGACCGCGGAATCTATCCTAAAAAAAGGACCTATTGCGGTTTCTACGGCAAAATCAGTCATTCTAAATGGGTTGGATATGCAGTTATCCAAAGGACAAGAATTGGAGAAAAAAGAATTTTCAAATCTATTCACCGGAAAGGAATCCAAGGAAGGAATGGGAGCATTCTTAGAAAAACGTCCTCCTAATTTTTAA
- a CDS encoding PP2C family protein-serine/threonine phosphatase, with translation MNLSNKKAGILNPWSFLETEFNYREVSAWKDFVRIDQSFIRLAFFLHFLVYFLALIPEIRNSPHGTIYFGLILSLNLLSLVLSFQRKYLPAVIHGTNCSITFLVMLILNESFYSFDDLHSLQLYNNYFLLVGFLVLFQMFRLKVKGCFLTAAYSIVLHLGFIYFKLKNGPLPGFPLVLFVPDVVYLILSLIGTTIVVIVRRLVRISSELDSEYRFLQHELQIARKVQETLFPEDISIKGFKYEVFRSTPNEIGGDFYDFIQLREGNTGVFLTDIAGHGIASALVASFIKIMVATMPYRLKLHPVRLLEYLDETLLRQFKSHHASAVYIFFDFISKEIHFANGGHPYLMHSQNGDDFREIETTGSILGFGIKRPIAELISLPIRSAERLFLYTDGLIENRNPQGKQLGSEGLIEILNRNKSFTDLKQFKEAVQVELSAFFGDAEFEDDTLFLIIEME, from the coding sequence ATGAATCTATCCAATAAAAAAGCTGGAATACTCAATCCTTGGTCTTTCCTGGAAACCGAGTTTAATTACAGGGAAGTAAGCGCCTGGAAAGACTTCGTCCGTATAGATCAGTCATTCATTCGCCTCGCTTTTTTCCTTCACTTCTTAGTCTATTTTTTAGCCTTAATTCCCGAGATCCGGAATTCTCCTCATGGAACTATCTATTTCGGACTGATATTAAGCTTAAACCTTCTTAGCCTGGTCCTTTCTTTTCAAAGAAAATACCTTCCAGCAGTGATTCACGGCACGAACTGTAGTATTACTTTTTTAGTGATGTTGATCTTAAACGAATCCTTTTACAGTTTCGACGATCTTCATAGTTTACAACTTTATAATAATTATTTTCTACTCGTCGGATTTTTGGTCCTATTCCAAATGTTCCGACTCAAGGTAAAAGGCTGCTTTTTGACTGCGGCTTATTCCATCGTATTACACTTAGGTTTTATCTATTTTAAACTCAAGAACGGCCCACTTCCAGGATTCCCTTTGGTTTTATTCGTGCCGGATGTGGTTTATCTGATCTTAAGTTTGATAGGGACTACTATAGTAGTGATCGTAAGAAGGTTGGTCCGTATCTCTTCCGAGCTGGATTCCGAGTATAGGTTTTTACAGCATGAACTTCAGATCGCTAGAAAAGTCCAGGAGACATTATTTCCGGAAGATATAAGCATTAAGGGATTTAAATACGAAGTATTTAGATCCACTCCTAACGAGATCGGCGGCGATTTTTACGATTTTATACAATTAAGGGAAGGGAATACTGGAGTTTTTTTAACGGACATCGCAGGACATGGGATCGCTTCCGCGTTAGTCGCTTCCTTTATAAAGATTATGGTTGCGACCATGCCTTATCGTCTGAAACTCCATCCGGTTCGATTATTGGAATATTTGGACGAGACTCTTTTAAGACAGTTCAAGTCCCATCACGCTTCCGCAGTTTATATATTTTTCGATTTTATTTCCAAAGAGATCCACTTTGCAAACGGAGGGCATCCCTATCTGATGCATTCCCAAAATGGGGACGACTTTAGGGAAATTGAAACCACTGGTAGTATATTAGGATTCGGGATCAAAAGGCCGATCGCGGAACTGATTTCTTTACCGATCCGGTCTGCCGAAAGGTTATTTTTATACACTGACGGGTTGATAGAGAATCGAAATCCGCAAGGAAAACAGCTTGGAAGTGAAGGCCTAATTGAAATCCTGAACAGAAATAAGTCTTTTACCGATTTAAAACAGTTTAAAGAAGCCGTCCAAGTCGAACTCTCGGCATTCTTCGGAGATGCTGAATTCGAGGACGACACACTTTTCCTGATCATCGAGATGGAGTAA